The sequence TTTATACAGACTAATGAAAATGCCTTTATATATCTAAGAAATGTAAGAGTAAGAAATGACGCTGAAGGTAAAAATGTAATGAAATACATATACCCCAAATACTGTCTGAAAGAATGGGAAAGGAAAACGCCTTGGCAGCAGTTGGTTTATTATGGACTTGAGAGTCATCTGCTTTATGCAGATCCGGAGCAGAGAAGCGAGCTCCTGCAGACAAAACCCTGCTATAACCCTTTTATACAGTATTGGGATTTTCAAAGTAACAGAAAGATAATGGAGACAACCCAGCTCAGTCAGGATGGAATCAACCTTATTTCCAGCATGTCACCACTGGCAGGAGAAAATTTGTATAATAGCTATATAGATATAGCACAGGCCAATTATCCCGCTAATCTGTCGTTCTTGTATGAAATTCCCGGTGGTACGTCCCAGATTGCATATGCACTTTATAATTCATTGACTGCCAGAAGTCCTGCAAAGGATTATCCCGGTATTCCAACGGAAAACATCGGTAAAGTTGCAATAAAAATGGGTAGTTGGATAAAGAGTATCAGTAGGGATAATAGGTATGGAAAAGTTATTCTCTCCTATGGAAACAGGAATTTCAGGCATAACCTTTTTGAAAGCTTTGATTATGCAGTTAGTGCCATACCTTTTTCTACTCTACGTACTATAGATATTGAACCATTATTCAGCCCTCTGAAAATGCAGGCGATAAAAGAAGTAAATTATATAGATTCTATGAAATCACTCATCCTGTGCAGCAGACGCTTCTGGGAAGAAGGCGGTCCGGAAGAACAAATAATCGGTGGGGGATCATATACGGACCTTCCTGTCACAAGTATCTGGTATCCGTCTGATCATGCACAGTATTGCAAAAATGAAGTAAAAAACCTGCAGCACAGCTTTCCGTATAATAAGCTGAACATGAGCCCATTCAATCAGAAAACTCTTGCAAGGGAGCCTGGAGTACTTATTGCATCATATAATTACAGTCTGGATTCCGTTAGATTAGGTAATATGACCCCGGATTTGCGATTTGATGAAATAAAGCGTGAAGTTGAGGAAGTCCACGGATTGCCAAAAGGCTACCTTGACGGCATAGCTGTTGATTTTAAAACCATGCACTGGAACAATCACATATGGAATAGGGGGGCATTGCCGTTTTTCACCCCTGAGCAGAAAAGATTATTTTCATATGCTATGGCAGTACCTGAATATAATAACAGGGTTTTTATGGCTGGCGATCACATATCTGCTGCACACCGCTGGATGCAAGGTGCCTTGCAAAGCGGGATGATTGCCGCAAACCAGCTGGCATTAGCTTATTTGAAGCATATGGAGCATAACTGAAATTAGCTGGTACAATGAATATTATCTGCTTTTACGATATTTCTATCACAGAAC comes from Clostridia bacterium and encodes:
- a CDS encoding FAD-dependent oxidoreductase, yielding MSIVQYLENPPLQPNNPTDIQRHLLERYALIQRGRPEDFEYILKLTLPPPDINSILRPGALKGIRIGIIGAGLAGLAAAFELRKTGADITVFEAEEARIGGRVYTYYFDKKNSLYGELGAMRIPVSHETVWHYINLFKLPTRPFIQTNENAFIYLRNVRVRNDAEGKNVMKYIYPKYCLKEWERKTPWQQLVYYGLESHLLYADPEQRSELLQTKPCYNPFIQYWDFQSNRKIMETTQLSQDGINLISSMSPLAGENLYNSYIDIAQANYPANLSFLYEIPGGTSQIAYALYNSLTARSPAKDYPGIPTENIGKVAIKMGSWIKSISRDNRYGKVILSYGNRNFRHNLFESFDYAVSAIPFSTLRTIDIEPLFSPLKMQAIKEVNYIDSMKSLILCSRRFWEEGGPEEQIIGGGSYTDLPVTSIWYPSDHAQYCKNEVKNLQHSFPYNKLNMSPFNQKTLAREPGVLIASYNYSLDSVRLGNMTPDLRFDEIKREVEEVHGLPKGYLDGIAVDFKTMHWNNHIWNRGALPFFTPEQKRLFSYAMAVPEYNNRVFMAGDHISAAHRWMQGALQSGMIAANQLALAYLKHMEHN